Proteins encoded within one genomic window of Ranitomeya variabilis isolate aRanVar5 chromosome 4, aRanVar5.hap1, whole genome shotgun sequence:
- the JPT1 gene encoding jupiter microtubule associated homolog 1 isoform X2: MKFTPGCTASASIYCSPSALSVCVVPGVVNLVVKAVLSGVLRPPGGGSSFSFGVEASKQQQPARRHKMASNIFGIPDNEPAPTSCASEPGASESAACGDDPHITCTQDEYSDATDYMGEADVPEEPVKEASGEPAQPAAPVAVPSRRNPPGGKSSLVLG; the protein is encoded by the exons ATGAAATTCACTCCTGGGTGTACTGCAAGTGCCAGCATCTACTGCTCTCCATCTGCATTGTCGGTCTGCGTAGTTCCTGGTGTTGTTAATCTGGTAGTTAAAGCTGTACTGTCTGG GGTCCTGAGACCTCCTGGTGGTGGCTCCAGTTTCTCTTTTGGTGTTGAAGCTTCAAAGCAGCAACAACCTGCTAGACGACACAAGATGGCTTCCAACATATTTGGCATTCCAGACAATGAGCCGGCACCTACATCCTGTGCTTCTGAGCCTG GAGCTTCAGAAAGTGCAGCTTGTGGGGACGATCCACACATCACATGTACACAGGATGAATACAGTGATGCCACAGACTACATG GGAGAAGCCGACGTACCTG AAGAACCTGTAAAAGAGGCTTCAGGAGAACCTGCACAGCCAGCAGCCCCTGTAGCTGTACCCAGCAGAAGAAACCCTCCTGGAGGAAAGTCCAGTCTGGTCCTGGGCTGA
- the JPT1 gene encoding jupiter microtubule associated homolog 1 isoform X1: MKFTPGCTASASIYCSPSALSVCVVPGVVNLVVKAVLSGVLRPPGGGSSFSFGVEASKQQQPARRHKMASNIFGIPDNEPAPTSCASEPGASESAACGDDPHITCTQDEYSDATDYMGEADVPETEEPVKEASGEPAQPAAPVAVPSRRNPPGGKSSLVLG; the protein is encoded by the exons ATGAAATTCACTCCTGGGTGTACTGCAAGTGCCAGCATCTACTGCTCTCCATCTGCATTGTCGGTCTGCGTAGTTCCTGGTGTTGTTAATCTGGTAGTTAAAGCTGTACTGTCTGG GGTCCTGAGACCTCCTGGTGGTGGCTCCAGTTTCTCTTTTGGTGTTGAAGCTTCAAAGCAGCAACAACCTGCTAGACGACACAAGATGGCTTCCAACATATTTGGCATTCCAGACAATGAGCCGGCACCTACATCCTGTGCTTCTGAGCCTG GAGCTTCAGAAAGTGCAGCTTGTGGGGACGATCCACACATCACATGTACACAGGATGAATACAGTGATGCCACAGACTACATG GGAGAAGCCGACGTACCTG AAACAGAAGAACCTGTAAAAGAGGCTTCAGGAGAACCTGCACAGCCAGCAGCCCCTGTAGCTGTACCCAGCAGAAGAAACCCTCCTGGAGGAAAGTCCAGTCTGGTCCTGGGCTGA
- the JPT1 gene encoding jupiter microtubule associated homolog 1 isoform X3, which yields MTTTSTFKGLDPESRSSSRVLRPPGGGSSFSFGVEASKQQQPARRHKMASNIFGIPDNEPAPTSCASEPGASESAACGDDPHITCTQDEYSDATDYMGEADVPETEEPVKEASGEPAQPAAPVAVPSRRNPPGGKSSLVLG from the exons ATGACAACGACTTCTACATTCAAAGGGCTCGACCCCGAAAGCCGCAGTAGCTCCAG GGTCCTGAGACCTCCTGGTGGTGGCTCCAGTTTCTCTTTTGGTGTTGAAGCTTCAAAGCAGCAACAACCTGCTAGACGACACAAGATGGCTTCCAACATATTTGGCATTCCAGACAATGAGCCGGCACCTACATCCTGTGCTTCTGAGCCTG GAGCTTCAGAAAGTGCAGCTTGTGGGGACGATCCACACATCACATGTACACAGGATGAATACAGTGATGCCACAGACTACATG GGAGAAGCCGACGTACCTG AAACAGAAGAACCTGTAAAAGAGGCTTCAGGAGAACCTGCACAGCCAGCAGCCCCTGTAGCTGTACCCAGCAGAAGAAACCCTCCTGGAGGAAAGTCCAGTCTGGTCCTGGGCTGA